GTTTATGGTCGTGGGCACCGTACCCCCTCCCCCCGCGCGAGCTTCCGTCGCAACGGACAGGAGGAACCAGTAGTGGGGCGGAGGGCGGGGTGGCGAGAAAGTGAAGGTTTAGAAATAAACTGGAGACACCTAATCCTGGAAACGGTAGAGGGGGAGCGGGGTAGGGTGGAAGGCTTTTGAAGGAGGGGAGTGTGATCCCAGGAGCAGTGACTGTAGGAGGAAAGGGCCCTGTGGGAGATTTTCAACATCTAAGTACGTGGGGATCTAATTTTCTAGGTGAGTGTCTAACAAAATCCACTGGAGAATTTGCTTTGACTTTGCAGCAGAGGTGGGAGACTACCGGCAGTTCCTGTTCTTCAGTGAGCTTAATTTGAATAATTCTCTCTTCTATTGCTTCAGATGGACAGCTCTCAAAAAAAGCATAAACAATTGAAGGATGGATACCATTGCATATTTTAAGAGcgtgttgaaaggaaaataaggTATTCACTTTTATTTAATTGTGGTAAATTGTACAAGAAAATTAACTTTGAGAAGATGCTCTCAAGTTTTGAATGAGTAGAGTGACTTGGTTTTGTGATAGgtttcaactttttaaattgtttggtACAGAAGTCATATGTTGCTATACTTGTCAAATATGCTCTTTGCAAATTTTCTAGTCCTAATTATTctgaaaatggaagaaatcttGAGTTTTTGTAATGTGAATTCACTTTTGAGTGAATAGTGCTGTAGATTgttcattaaaaatatgtaatgatGACTTTAAAAATCCTTAAATTTGTAATTTCCTATTAGAATACAGATGAAATTGGGTAGTTCTCACTCATTCAGTAGTTCAGAATTGTAGATTAATTTCACTTTATACTTAAAGCAGTTTGTTTATTAAACACCTGATATATTTTGAGGGTCAGAATTGCAACAGGTACTTCAACTGGCTGTCTAGTCATATGATTCTCTTGTTTCTATTACTTGTGTGCCATATAGTCCACAACCCTTTGGTGATATACCAGAAATTTTCAAGAAGTAGTTTATTTCATTCACAGAACACCCCATTATTAGCTCTTAAGGACAGgcctgggccctactttggaaaatTCTAACCTAGGATTGAGATGAGATCTGGGCATATGTATTTCTAAAAATTTCCTCAGATGATTTTGAtgtgcacccctccccccagctgagaacaatttaatggtttttttttgaAGGATGATATCTAAGTATAATGCAAAAATAGTGTTTGCTTAGGCAAAGTAGGGAAGTTTCACTGTCACTCAGAAACTCATGGATCTAACCATTCTATGCTCAGAAAGCAAGTTTGGTTTGGGGAACTGCAAAGCGCTTTGATGCAATTTCACAATCCTCAGAGACTTGCATGGAGTATAGTTTCCTGTTAGGGTTCAAATGTACATCTGTTAGGCTTTAAGGAGAGATTGACTCTAGATCTACTCAGTAGATACAGTAGACTACATTATTTTTACCTCAAAAAGTACAATGGGGTGATAATACATTTATGAGTTTTATTTTAGGAAGAATACCTTTACTGGTAATAAATGTAAATTGAACCATCCCAATAGCCCTTTGATTATTAAGTAAAGAACATGCATAATTCAAGCCTAACATTTTTTTGTTACCATGAAATATTCAGATAATTTGAAATGTTCATGAGGGCTTTTAGACCAAGTTAACCAGAGAGAAGtaggttaaaaaaataatggtacaATCATTTTAGTATTCCAGTATGGGAAAAGTGGGTAAAATCAAAGCCAGTCTGACTTTAGGCAAAGAAATCAGTCCAATTACGTTCTATCTCctagaatttctttttcatttatatataagtTCCTCACTACAAGATTTGGCAAGTGACATATTTGAATAGGGGGCAAAATTTttgaaaacacaagaaaaaactATAACTTAAAAGTACAAAACCATGTGTAGTCCATGACTAGTACCTTACATTTTGTATGTATTGTTTGAACAGAAAGCCAGGAATATCTCAGTATGAATCAGCCTAGATCTAGATCAGATGATGGTGGTGCAGAAACCTCATCTCAAGACCATAATCATCATGAAAGTGAGAGAAGATGGCAGCAAGAGCGTCTCCACAGAGAAGAAGCCTATTATCAGTTCATTAATGAACTCAATGATGAAGATTATCGGTTAATGAGAGACCATAATCTTTTAGGCACCCCTGGTAAGAGATGGATAAAAGAGGAGATACCTTTTTTTCACTGTTAGAAGGAGGAATTTCAAATGAGGTTTTTTTCgcttgtttgttttattcttccttctcctttccccttcccccaagcTATAATATCTGTTTTGTGagtttaggacttttttttttttaaataaaaaataaaatcattggcTTCCTTCTGTATTTTCTAACTAAGTAAGAACATTGGACATGGAGCACTGTCATACAAATGCTAAACTAATAAACAGGTTAATGTACATGATAGTGTTATATAATTACATATATGGTATGCTTTCGCCAAAGTAATTATTGTACAAATAAAGTATTGTGATTTAAAATTCAATTGTAACTCACTTGGGATATTATACTTTATTCAGCTGAATAAAAATTCTCAAAGTCCACTGTGCTCCATAGATTTGCTAAAATGCATGAAATAACTGCAATTGTATTGCATATTGATGACCCATATAATGAAGTATTGGGTAAAATTCCATGACATAAAGATTTGAAGTTTTCTTTagaaaattttccttcttaatttctcttttaacGCTGCATAAAAATCTGTAGAATTATAGCTCTTGTTCTAAGCATGTCAACTGAGAGCCGTTTACCAATTATTCCAATTGAATCTTActtgaataaattttaataaaacattaataAGTGAACCACAACCAGATGGATTTATATTTGCCTCAACTGAATACTTTTACTTGTCTTCAATTTACAGGACATATACAAACTATATCACATTGTCTTATACAGGTTGCTAAAGATAGCTtggtaaaattttttttaaaagtgggtgattttttttgtttgtttggtttagGAGAAGTAACATCAGAAGAACTACAGCAGCGGTTAGATGGAGTCAAGGAACAACTAGCATCTCAGCCTGACTTGCGAAATAGGGAAGATGGAACAAATACCAGAGGTATATGGACCCTTTTTTCCATAAAGCACAGACTTGACTGAAACAACTGCAGAAATGAAATTAATAGATCTCGTACAGTATGTTTATTTTCAGTGTTTCCAGTTTTAATGTGACAATCAGATAATATTTATGTATGGACATATGCAAAGCAGTATGCTTAGGCACTGCACGGCAGGGAAGTGAATACAAAGATGTTTTACACACATAGATTGTCTTGAGCTTATAAATGTGAAACAGAATACAATTAATTAGAAGAACAGTTCTTTTCCAAAGTATGTAACTAAGCTTCACCTCTAGATGTTTACATATGGAGTAATACAGAAagactgagaatccagaaattcatttttgttatttttgtttgtttttttgccattttccttGAGCATTGTAAAAGAAGATCTCGTAAAACAAAGTGCTCGTAAAAAATATTCAAACTATAAGTATGTAGAATTAAAAGTAATTGCTAACTTTCATGACCCTTCTCACCACTCCCGCTTCCATTGCAAAAATGCAACGTTTCTATAAAGTAGTGTATTCTTTTCTCCTGGTAACAGTCCGGGGAACATAGGTAAACCTGCTTCAGGGACCCACCCAGCTAGTAGGGTAGGCTTATAGCTGTGGTGTCCATTACAGTAGctactagccacatgtgactatttgaatttaaattaattaaaattaaatgaaataaattacaaaattccTTTCCTCAGTCATACTAGCCCCATATCATGTGCTCagtagtcacatgtggctattgagaaAGTCCTATGGGACAGTGGTGCTCTAGGGTATTGTTTGTGTGATCAAGCTTGAGTCATGACTGCATCTAGGTTTCAGGTGGCAGGAGGGATGTGGCCACAAAGAGTCAGAAGACACCATCCTGGAATGAGCTTCATCACTTCCACTCACATATTGATGAGAATGCAGTCATATGCTACACCTATGCACATGCTCAATCACAGGAGAAGAGCAGAATAGATTTCACAATACCATTAGCGCTACagtctagtttttaaaaaaggaagtaacATTTAGAATGAGTAATGTTTACCTGCTTTTTACTCATCTTTTccaaactaaaatgaaaattggGTATTAACCCATTTCCTTTGTGTTGAGATAAGTTGTACTAGATTTGTACCAATTGATAATACTGGTCTTCGGaatatattttaatggaaaatgcACCTATCACATGTAAAAGGTATTATAATCTTTAGACTGCGGCTtaatttgctattattttattgGCACCAGTAGCTTATTAACAGCTTTAACTGtgacattttaaagaatttttcatGAGAGAGATTGTAATAATGAAATGAGACCAAAGCTGTCTCATTTAATAGGTGTTCTTGAGTAGAACAGACTTAAAGGTTAAAGTTCATACTGTTAATGTGAATCGGAGTTTTGTACTTTACCTTGTATAATCCACTGGTTAAGAAAGGAATATTTAAACTTGGCACAGTGGCAGTATCATAGTCCAAGAAATTTATCTAGGACACATTTATgtataaattcattcattcagtgaacATTAATAGAGAGTTTGATTTGTACTAGGTACTGTTTTAAAGGCTAGAAATTTAGTGAATAGGATACGATAAAATTTGTTGTCTTTATGTCGTAAGTgaatggaaaatatatattttgtataacAGCTAACATTGAGTGTTTCTTATATGCCAGTTATTGTGCAAATAATTTTACATCTTATTTTATCCTTGTGATAACCCTATGTTATTGGTACTCCTATTATCTCCCTTTACAAACAAGGATACAGGCATAGTGAActtaagtaacttgccccaaGTCTCCCTAAAGACAGAGAACATGTGTTTGGACATTATGTTCAGAGAGCCACATTTCTTGAAGTGCGCATTTTTGGCAGTTcttaagataaagaaaaaattcttaaagGTTCTAAAAATACCTACTTGCAAAACTTTTGATTGAGTTAGTTTCATCAAAAGGATTCCACAAGTAAAGGATCAATTATACATGAAATTTTGCCCTTgtattttattgataaaaaatatgaataaagcaaTATAAGTCTTAGTATTGGATATAGTTCTCATGTGCCTTAACATTTTGCAAATAGCAGGAATATACAAAGCAAGAGTGAAGATTTCTCCAAAGCttagcataaataaaaatatacatatatatttttaaagatttattttatttctcccccacccactgccttattgtttgctctctgtgtccattcacagggtattcttctgtttctgcttgtcttgtcttttaggcggcaccgggaaccaatcctgggaccttccagagtgggagagaggtgctcaatctcttgtgccacctcagctccctgctgcatctcttattgtctctcctttgtgtctctttttgttgtgtcattttgctgtgctggctctctgctctggccagcttgccatgcaagccagcactcctgcacaggccagcactccacgtcaGCCAGCTCTTCACTTGGGCCAGTTTGCCATTCAGGCGAGCTTGCCTTAACCAGGTGGCCCTGgcaatcaaaccctggacctcccatatggtagatgggagcccagttgcttgagccacatctgcttccccataaacaataaagttttataatatgtacttaaaattttataattttaaaattataaaaaatataaaattatacacCTTTCTTTTGgaaagtttgttttttgttattcctATTTTCCATTAAATGCACAGATATTCTTACATACAATTTGCTTTAATAAaacttgtgtgtgtttgtgttttaaCAAGCTTTCAATAAAAATCTAAGGATAGATTTTAGGACTTGATCTTaagttaatttgttttcttttccagactCAGAAGTCCCTAGGGAAAGTTCAAATGAAGATTCTCTATTAGAATGGTTGAACACCTTTCGCCGCACAGGAAATGCAACTCGAACTGGACAAAATGGGAACCAAACTTGGAGAGCTGTGAGTCGAACAAACCCCAACAGCGGAGAGTTTCGATTTAGTCTGGAAATCCACATAAATCATGAGAATAGAGAATTTGAAATTCATGGAGAAGATTATATGGGCATTCCACTTTCAGGTATTAGCAGAGATCATACTAGAAATAGGAATCAAAGATCAAATAGTCCTGTGGCTAGGCGAACAAGAAGCCAAACCTCAGTGAATGTCAGTGGTAGTAGTTCTAACATTCCAAGGACTAGGCTTGGTTCAAGAGGGCAGAATTCAGTAGAAGTGTCTTTCTCTGCACTGGAAAGATCAAGAAATGGAATTGGGGGATCAGTTGGTGTTCCTGTAACTGGTGCTCCACATGCTTATTTCAGTGGTCAGGTGAACCAGGCAGGTGGTACTGAACTCAGGCAAAGGGAGGGGCAGCGATTTGGTGCAGCACATGTTTGGGAAAATGGGGCTAGAACTAATGTTACAGTGAGGAACACAAACCAAAGATTAGAGCCAATAAGGTTACGGTCCTCTTTCAGTAGTCGAAGCCGGTCACCAATTCAGAGACAGAGTGGCACTGTTTATCATAATTCACAGAGGGAAAGTAGGTCTTCGCAGCAAACCATTAGAAGATCTGTTAGGAGGAGAGGTGTGACGCGTGTCTTTTTAGAGCGAGATAGAGAATCCAGAAGTACTGCATATACTCCATTCTCTAATTCAAGACTTGTGTCAAGAATAACagtggaagaaggagaagaaTCTAGTAGGTCCTCAACTGCTGTACGACGACATCCAACCATTACACTGGACCTTCAAGTAAGAAGGATTCATCCTGGAGAAAATAGAGATCGGGATAGTATTGCAAATAGAACTCGATCCAGAGCAGGACTAGCAGAAAATACAGTCACTATTGAAAGCAATAGTGGGGGCTTTCGCAGAACTATTTCTCGTTTAGAGCGATCAGGTATTCGAACCTATGTTAGCACCATAACAGTGCCTCTTCGTAGAATTTCTGAGAATGAGCTTGTTGAGCCATCATCAGTGGCTCTTCGGTCAATTTTAAGGCAGATCATGACCGGGTTTGGAGAACTGAGTTCTCTAATGGAGGCTGAATCTGAGTCAGAGGTTCAGAGAAATGGTCAGGATTTACCAGAGATGCACTCAGATTCAAGTAATGTAGGTACAGGTAATGATAGCAGCCAGCATACTGAAGGGTCCTTTCAAGACAGACAGGCCCAAGATGACAGCACTGAAATGCCTGATGCAGATGAGACAATCCAGCCTCATGCCCCACACAGTGAGAACAGAGGTGGCAGGCAGGTGAGAAATGCAAACAATTTAGTTGAAACAGGAACACTCCCGATTCTTCGccttgctcatttctttttactgaatGAAAGCGATGATGATGACCGCATTCGGGGTCTAACCAAAGAGCAGATTGACAATCTTTCTACCCGGAACTATGAGCATAGCAGTATCGATAGTGAACTAAATAAAATCTGCAGTGTTTGTATCAGTGATTATGTAACTGGAAACAAACTCAGGCAATTACCTTGCATGCATGAATTCCACATTCACTGTATTGATCGATGGCTCTCTGAGAATTGTACTTGTCCCATTTGTCGGCAGCCTGTTCTGGGGTCCAGTACAGCAAACAATGGGTGAAGTCATGGGACCTGTCCAGATTCTGCATTGTGGTAGAGCTGAGTCTCCAAGCATTCTTTTGTTGACTTATTTGTGATAAGCTAACCAGGAAGAAAACTAACAGATTATAGTTTGAACtattttttgtgtgcttttttaacttgttaaaaagaggaaatttatataaaatttaaaacgtAAATATTAAATTATCCAAAAATACAGAACACTTATATTGCTAGAACCAAATAACCTTTaagatgtttttattttggtaattttgtCCTGCTAAGCACTTTTGTATCTGCAAAATTCAGTAGGTTACAATCagtcttctttttcttaatagtaCAGCAGACTTCACTTGGACTTTAAAATTTCATAGGCTCACTTCTATGTCCAGACATTGATGTCTAAATAAGTCTTTCATTAACTTTTTATTATAAGAACAGTATCTTTTCCTGAAAGAATGTTTGGCCGGGTATTTGCTAAATGTATTTAAGTTACTTGAATTGTTAAATTTAATATGCAGCATATCATCTgtgtatataaggtatataatttTAAGGTTAAAATATTCAATCAGAATACTGTCAGTTTGGTTCTTATTTAAGCTTTTTGGCTATTTCTGCATAAGACAAATGTTTAATATTAACAAGATCATCTCAGAGGAAGTGGattaagatgttattttaaaatagaaataatttactGAAGCGTCTCTGacaatctgatttattagacAGCAAGCAATAGAaaatattgaacaaatatttctttattcataagTGGAAAATGGACATTTTAGAACACATAGGTTATTTAACTGAGCTCACTCTTTTTTGTGACTTTTTTGAAATAATTCTTTGGATTATTAAGTCATATACACAATATGCATGGTTTCTTtagtttaaacatttttaaaatgtctgtaaAAAATCAAATGCTTAGATAATATGTTAAGTTCACTTGGAGGCCAAAAAAACCCctccaaataaaacaaaacaaaaaacccttcaAGAGAATGTAGACTTTATATAAACACAAAGTATGCATTAAAGATCTATTTCTaccaataaatattaaaacaaagacTGAATTCTTTTTTATTGGTCACTTTTTTTTCACCccccaaaatatttatttcattatttactgGAGCTAGTCAGTGTTACAGATGTTGAGGATCCAGCAGAGGACAGACAAAAATCTCTATCTTCATGGAAAAGGTGGATTTgcttttagaaaatgaaatgtaaTGAATTGCTGTTcttaattttgtatttctttattttcctataGTGATACTGCATGGGCATAATCATAAGAGCAATACCTCAAGGCCTGAGTCTGTGAGATTTAAATATATCTCaagatgtaatttttctttttgactaGTGATTATATCTAGTTCATTTAAGTATGATACATGACTAGGAAAGTTAGGGAGTACATTTCACACCTGAGTGAAAAGTTTTAGTAAAGATTGTTCTTTTGTTTAGAGAAAATAGCTTATATATGGCAGTTCTGAAATGGGAGTCTGGGAAGGTTGATTTGGCCAGCTTTTGAAGGCTTTAAATGTCAAACTAAAGAAATTTTACTTGTCCTTATAGATGTTAGATGTCCCTTGATGATTTTAGTAGGGAATGGTAAGGTCATTTTTCGTGTTTCAGAATGATTGTTCTGGTGCATTGTACAGAACATAATGGAATAGAGAGGAATGGGAAACAAACCAATAGAGGAACtaactattttgataaaacagatatCATTGTCATTATTTTCGTTCACCATTATCATTAGTTATTATCTAGCCTAGAATGATAGAGTGATAGCAGTGAAACTGGAAGTAAAGTGAAGGGtgttaaaaaaagatattatttgaCCTCTAGTTGAGGAGGTGGGAGAGAAAGTCACAAATAAGACTCACTCGAGTGAAGAAGGGAGGGTTGTCACAAATTTCTGCCAATTTAAACATTTGTCTTAAACATACTCATTTCAGTGTTAACATGCACAGGAAATTAAACccatcttttatttctcttataaaATATTACTCAGGAAATTCTGTGTCCCCTAGTCTGATTAGTTAGGAAAATTAGgagaacaaagaaaggaaatgaaaagtagggataacaaaaaaataataaaagcacatTCTTCGTTTGACTTGGTCCTTGCAAGATACGATATTTGTTAAAACTGTGTGGAGAGATCCCAAGTAAGCTTTTGGAATAGAACTAGGTTGTATACTATATGGAACTTTCCCTGAAAGCAGCAGGAAAGCTTAATGGATTTTGTAAACTGGTATCCAGTTGAAAACAGAAGGGTTTTCTCTagtatttccattcatttcccaaTAAGACTGATGATAAATACAAAGGCCCATTATCTGTTTAAAACTTCTGTTTAGCAGTGCTTATATCCATTGTGGTTCCAATATAGAAAggaacaaataatttaaaattctttgtttGAATATTATTGTCCATGTTAGGCCCTTAGAGCAGTCTTTATAGTATGACCATTTTGCAAATTCCTGTTTCTAAACTATCATCTTCCCAGCTGCTCTCATATCTTTCACCCTGTTTTCTCATTTCCTGCAATTTTCTAGTTTCCACTAGTATTTTTATGACACTTATTTGattatcttttattcactcttgtgAGGTTATTTCCCTTTCGATATATTACATGGATATATGATTTAGACCTCCCAAGGTCTTGAGATACTACCACCATTTAACATAGCTAGTAAGTGACAGAGTTAGAGAGTCAAACACAGGCCATTTATCTCTAAAGCTTGTACTTTTCCCACTATATTGCATTCTAGAGAAAGGGAAATGCCTGGAGGGATTTTGCAAtctaatttactttttcttaaagacatttttctaattttataactTTGTTATATCATGCTGTCTCTGTGATTAATTTTCATATGCAAATTCATCTTTTCTGCCTCCTAAGTAGAGAAGAGAGGCTGCTCCTGAAATGCAGAATCTGCATTACAGAGATGAATCcagaaaaatagagaatttcTGAAGATGATGTGTAAAGAACCAGAGTTTAACAAGCTAGGATTAAGGCATTTTCATACATATTACTCCCAGGCAAAAACATCTAATGAATATCTGATATTCCTGCATCTCTTCACTTGAATAATGTCTGGCTGCAGGAGGAAGAAGCTGTGTAGAACTCTTTGTGAAGGACGTTACTCTTCTCCTTGTAGTGGCAGCAGGCTCATTTGTGGTCTCTCCCTCCATCTTATGTAACATTGGAAACCAGAGAGCTGGGGTGTCTGTATATGAGATTATTGCTGAGGAAGCCAGATCCATCTAGTCATTGAGAAGGCCAAATGTTCCATATTCCAAAGAACATGATCGTTGTTGGTAGTGAATATTTCCCAGTTTCTAGAGACATTGCAAGTTTGTTTAAAGTGATTAGGAGCATATTAGGCCCCAAAGATAACCTGCCCTTATAATTATAGATCCATAATTACTTTtagcaagttttttgttttgttttgagtatTAAATTTACAGACTTTAAGTTAGCACCTATATTCTTCCTCCCCCCTTCCTTTAAATAgcatcatattttttttctgaaaacaaaCACTCAAGTATTTTTCCTATATTATGTTAACGTCTCATTTGAAGATGGAACCCCTTGGCTGCCCAGTACACATGCACCCCTTCCTCATACATTTAATTGCAAAAATTCTACTTAACCATAATTAGACTATGTTCTATGCTGTGCCAAACATGTTCACCTTCTCCCTGATGGGAAACAATCCAAATTCGCATATGGCTTCTGTATTGCAAAGTGATGCGATTCAGCCCCTCTGAGTTAACGTCCTCTGGATGCTGTCCATTCCTCCATTCACTTGAGTTCAATCAGGATTAACTGTGACCCCTCACCATCCTGTGGCTTATGGGATAAAATGATAAATGTAGCTTCTCCTTACTACCTGGTACAGtgagatgaataaaaatcaactaaaaagaAGTGCCATGTATTGATTACTGGTACAGAACATATACCATGTCTTGCTGAGCAGGCTTAGCAGGgaaaatggtgataatagtgACTCATAAGCATCTCTTTATTGGTTCAGTTATGTGTTTATAGAATAAATACATTGTCCAGCCAGTCTGGCTGATGTAGATTCTGTTGTTTAGGGCCACCTCAAGAAGGACACCGAGGGTGGAGTTCCCTGTTAGTGCCGGTGGTGGTGACTATGGGTGGAGATAGGGGTCTGCTAGTGAGTGGTTTTGATGATGCTAGTGCATGGTTTGGGAACTTCCATAAACGTTGAACAGTCACAGGTCCCTTGCCAATAGGCTAGGAACTTTGCTGACCATACTACTTCCTTAAAACGTTAATGAGCTCCTTGATGTTTTCATTTGGAGCCTCATATGCAAGCCCCGAAATCTTGTTAAATCTTGCCCTTGATTTGATAAAGGAATAGCCATGGGCCTGATGACACTTCTGGTGCTTTGTGTGTCAGGGGCATCATTCTATCATCTGACTCTTAGCTAAATCAGTTTTGCTTCCAGCATAATAAGGAGCCTTCTTTTAATCTTCCACTGAATGTCACCCTCCTCCCTTTGGCTGCACTTTAGTGTCCTTTACAATAGGAGGGAGGTTTCTTCAGCTTTACCTGAAGGAGGAGGCAGAATAGCCTTGCCACCCAACTGTTAATTTGGAAGTCAAGTCACATGGCCAGCCCAATACAACCGTG
The window above is part of the Dasypus novemcinctus isolate mDasNov1 chromosome 15, mDasNov1.1.hap2, whole genome shotgun sequence genome. Proteins encoded here:
- the RNF6 gene encoding E3 ubiquitin-protein ligase RNF6, encoding MNQPRSRSDDGGAETSSQDHNHHESERRWQQERLHREEAYYQFINELNDEDYRLMRDHNLLGTPGEVTSEELQQRLDGVKEQLASQPDLRNREDGTNTRDSEVPRESSNEDSLLEWLNTFRRTGNATRTGQNGNQTWRAVSRTNPNSGEFRFSLEIHINHENREFEIHGEDYMGIPLSGISRDHTRNRNQRSNSPVARRTRSQTSVNVSGSSSNIPRTRLGSRGQNSVEVSFSALERSRNGIGGSVGVPVTGAPHAYFSGQVNQAGGTELRQREGQRFGAAHVWENGARTNVTVRNTNQRLEPIRLRSSFSSRSRSPIQRQSGTVYHNSQRESRSSQQTIRRSVRRRGVTRVFLERDRESRSTAYTPFSNSRLVSRITVEEGEESSRSSTAVRRHPTITLDLQVRRIHPGENRDRDSIANRTRSRAGLAENTVTIESNSGGFRRTISRLERSGIRTYVSTITVPLRRISENELVEPSSVALRSILRQIMTGFGELSSLMEAESESEVQRNGQDLPEMHSDSSNVGTGNDSSQHTEGSFQDRQAQDDSTEMPDADETIQPHAPHSENRGGRQVRNANNLVETGTLPILRLAHFFLLNESDDDDRIRGLTKEQIDNLSTRNYEHSSIDSELNKICSVCISDYVTGNKLRQLPCMHEFHIHCIDRWLSENCTCPICRQPVLGSSTANNG